The DNA region AACATACGAAACTGAATCAAATAGTCGATTGGACTATACCCAGTCGCCTCTTTGAACTTGCGGGAAAGACTTCTCGGACTGCTTCCGATCTTCTCTGCCAAAACATGCAACGTTAATGGCTCAGCATAAAAGGATTCCACAATTTCGATAACTTTGCTGACTTGATCCGTAACGGAATAACGAGTTGCAGCATGAGGAATTTGTGCTGATACTTTCTCTACAAAAGGATAAAAAAGGCTTTTTGCCTGAAAATGATGTATGGGGTTCTTTTGATTCCATAAAGTGTGCATCTGTTTCACTTGCTCATAAAGCACAACTGGTGACTTGGGGACAAACCCATAGGTTATCTGAAATGGATTCATGTGCTCCATCATGTTGCCCAAATCGGTTCTTCCACCCCTTGGCAAGCTTGCTTTATACATAAGGTAAAACAGGTTCAATCCGGATTGTCCAGCTTCAATATGCAGCACGCTCCCCTTTCCACCATGGAGAACATAAAAACGACTTACTTCATGCTTCTGTTCGTTTATGGTCACATAGGCTTTACCCTGGATGGTGAATACAAATGTACTCGCAGGAAATTTATAAGTTAGCTCCTCAGTTGGACCTAACTCCATATAACGTATATCCGCAATGCTCACCGCAGCATAGTTCCAGAGTATGTAATAATTATTCCACATTTCATTAACTCAACCCCGTCTAAACAGATTCACTAACAGTCCTTCACTCATTGATAACCATTATCAATTATGATCAGCATGTAAGCAACACACAAGTGAAAGTAAACTAATTAGCAAACATATCTTCATTTGCTTCTCGTAACATCCGATATATGTAAGTAAATCCACGATATAACGAAGAAGGGGAAAAGACCATGAATTCAATTTCACCTGCCTCCAAAAGCAGCTTCACCTCCGGGAGCCAAGTCTCCAGCGGAGATAAGGAAATTCAGGGACTTATGAAACAAAAAATCAGGCTTAATGAAGAACTGCAATCTGTCAAATCCAATGATCAGTTGGACTCCAAAATTAAGGCGGAACGAGTTAAATCTATAACGAGCTTCATCCAACAGGTCGATAATCAAATTTCTCAAATCAAAAGTGAGGAGATTCAAGAAAAAAATAATTTGAAACAGTCTGAGCAACCCAAACAACAACAGCCTCACCCCTCTAAGCTCACTGACGAAAATCAAGCTCCGGCAATGGATCATCTAATCAAACATAGCCAGACTTATGATCAGTTAGGCAAACTGGTTGGTTTGAGTGATCGCATGCACGGGTCTATTCAAACATTAGAAGGAGAAACCCGCTTCGACCGGATCGTTCTCGATAATGACACAGGAAACGACATGGGCAAGTCGATGATGCTGGAGAACGCAGAACAAACTGTTTTTCAAATGAAGCGCGAGATGGTCCAAGAGATTGATTCTCAAATCCGTAAGGTTGATCAGTCTATCGGGGAAAAACTAAAAGAAATCAACCAACCGATACCAACAGAAGCTACCTATTCTACCCCACCATCTCATACAGATGAAGATCAGGAAGTAAATAAAGAAAACAAGGCTGAAAACAAATCAAAGATTTCCAACGGTACGCAGAATGATAAAGATCCAGGAAAAATTCAAGAGACGCAATCAAATGCATCCCCTGCCCCTTCCTATACATCTCTCGATATTCGGATTTAATAGATTACATAATGGATAACTATTCTCCAATAAAAAACCGTTATTTACAGGTTTCTTCTACCTAATACATAACGGTTTTTTCCGTATGATGATCTTCCTGTCCTTTATGGTTTTTCGGCTTCCTCATTCCCACAAATAATGCTGCCATTTACCGATTTACATACTTTTTTAATCCGGGTTGCCTCACTCACAATTTGATCAATGTTTTCATATTGTTGTCTACGGTTCGTGACCACTGCGATCGACACCGATACAAGCGGTATGGGTCGGTGCAGTCCAGAACGCCCTTCGCCCAAAACATATTGATTATCCAAGTCATCCTGATTGTAGAACATTCGCTTGATCTTCTCAAAACCTGTTATCACTTCTTCACTGACGTCCCTAAAGTTATGATGATTTAATATCGCAATAAAATCATCTCCACCAATATGGCCAAGAAAAGCCTCTGGAAAAACAAAAAGCTTTCGGAGCAGGTTAGCAGTGGCTTGAATAAGCTGATCCCCCATTTTGAACCCATAGCTATCATTGTAGGATTTAAAGTAATCCAAATCTATGTATAGAACACTAAAATAATCTAGCTGTAGTAACTGATACAATCGTTCTTCTATAATTCGGTTTCCTGGAAGACCTGTCAAGGGATTCATGAAAATCGCCATCTCGGCTCTAACATCCGCAACAGCAAGCAGTAGACGCCGGATACTAACTGCTCCATACAAAACGCCTTCAGCTGTTATAAGCACTAGATCGTATAACTCTTCTTCAGATCGATTCATAGCCAGTACGCTTACATCCGTAATCTGTTCCGCGTATTCGACGACCAGTGCCCGGGCATTCATAACGAGTTCTACAGGGCGTCCCATATACAAATTATAGCCGTACTGTGTACCAATCTGCTGGAAGAAGCGAGCTCGCATCATTAATGACACACCCTGTTCGCCCTTAACTGCCACACCTTCCAGATTGGGATTTGACTTAAAAAGATTAAAGACGATATCACATTTTGTTTCGGGCGCTACTACAGGAATCGTATCGGCTATCTCACCTATTTGCGTAAAAATACCATTCGCCTCCTCTATACACATCTAAATCTTTAATTACCCTTGGGAACAGATAAGGGAGACGGTTTTAATACTGTGTCAGGCCTTCCAAGTGCGTAACCTCGACCGTATTCGATACCTTCACATTTCATCCTTTATCCTACAATGTAGATCTTGTTAGTGGTCACATCGTACCACTTTCTTGAGGAGAAAGCGTTAACTGCAAGTAAAAGTTTGTAAAAATCTCATTAATGGATGCATATTAATGCAAAAAAAACACCACGTTTTCATTGGTCTTGGAAGACTCAATAAAAACGTGGTGTTCGCTTATGTGTAAATAAGTTCAAATTAATGGTTTCGGATGACTACTATTCCTGATCCTTTCAGGACACCTTATGCTCAATTCTCAGCTTGTCAGCAACCATCGCGATGAATTCGCTATTGGTTGGTTTCGACTTGCTGATGTTGATCGTGTAGCCAAACAGGTGGCTGATGCTGTCGATGTTACCGCGTGTCCAAGCCACTTCAATCGCATGACGGATGGCGCGTTCGACGCGGGACGGCGTTGTTTTGAATTTTTCGGCAATAGCCGGATACAAAGTTTTGGTGATGGCACCCAAAATTTCGATATTGTTATACACCATTGTAATGGCCTCGCGCAAGTATTGATATCCTTTAATATGCGCAGGAACGCCGATTTCATGTATGATGGACGTGATGCTAGCATCCAAATTTTTGTGTTTACCCATCGGCACCACGTTGGACTTGTTCAAAAACATGGATGAACCGCCACCACCACCTGTGGAGATCGTGGTTTGCGTGCCAACCAATTGACGTACACGATTCGCGAGCACTTCCATGTCAAACGGTTTCAGGATGTAATAAGAAGCTCCGAGTTGCACGGCGCGCTGCGTGATATTCTCTTGTCCGAACGCCGTAAGCATAATGACTTTGGGCTGTGGAGACAAATTCAGGTTGCGCAGACGCTCCAACACACCCAGTCCATCCAGGTGAGGCATAATAATATCCAGAATCAACACATCCGGTACATCGCGAGTTTGCTCCAGCAACTGCAGCACTTCTTCACCATTGTAAGCAATTCCAGTTACTTCCATATCTTCCTGTTCAGATATATATTCGGCAAGCAAATTCGTAAATTCACGATTATCATCGGCCAGCAATACCTCAATTTTTTGCAAAACGGTATCCTCCTTTAATTTAAACATCGTTTCGTACATTTCCTTACAGGTTAAATTTTCGACACAGGAGAGGAAATTCCTTCTGTCGAAAATTATTTTTCTTTATTTTTTTTTCGCGTTGCTATATAATAAATATTTTATTTCATGATCTGATAATTTACGTTGCTGTTCGACAAAAAAACCTTAAGGCGGGTTATCCCGCTTTAAGGTTTTTGGCATTATCCTTTTTCATCATCACTCCGGCATCCTGTAACATCCACTCAATAAAACAGCCATAACCTGATTTCGGATCATTAACAAATACATGAGTAACGGCACCGATTAGTTTGCCATTTTGTACGATGGGACTGCCACTCATGCCTTGTACAATACCTCCGGTCTTATCCAGCAGCTTCGGATCCGTAATACGAAGAACCAAGCCTTTTGTTGCCGGTTCAGATTGATCGGCGACATGGACGATATCAATAGAGAAGCGTTCCACTTGTTGACCCTCAACGACAGTAAGAATTTCAGCAGGTCCTTCTTTTACCTCATGCGAGAACGCTACGGGAATCCCTTTAGAATACAGACTATGTTCAGGATTATCGGACATTTTACCAAAGATGCCAAAAGCCGTATTGCGTTCAATATTGCCTAATATTTTGCTTTCCTTTAAGAAATGTGCTCGCTTCTCACCTGGGTCACCGGATTCACTTTTGGAGATGGACGTGACATTAGACTGAACGATTTGACCACTACCCACAACGATGGAGGTCTGAGTATTCATATCTGTAATCACATGTCCCAGTGCGCCGTATACGCCCTGATCTGGAGCATAGAAGGTTAATGTCCCCACACCTGCAGCAGAGTCACGAATGTACAATCCAAGCCTCCAGGCTTGATCTTCTGCATCATAAGCTGGAGTCAACCGAGTTTTCACTGTTTCTTTACCACGTTTTAAGACTACATCGATTCCTTTTTTGCTCTTGCCAGCAAGCTCTACAACTTCTGCTACACCCGCAACCCCATTCAGACGTTTCCCATCCATGTGGGTAATCAGATCACCGAGCTTGATGCCTGCTGATTCTCCAGGAGATACGCGCTCGTCCTGTCCAGAACGCACCAGATGGTGTCCAACAACCAAAATACCTGCAGATTTAACTTTGACGCCAATGGTTTGACCCCCGGGAACCACACGCAAGTCCGGAATCACGTTTACATTCACCGTTTTTACCGGAATCTTGCCCCACAACTTCAACGTTAACTTGGCGTGTCCCGTTTGTTGGGGATGAAGATGCAAAGGTTGTTGCCTGGTTACGTGCACCGCATTCTCCTGACCATCGAAACCAACAATGTCGGGGCGGTCCACAACAGCACTTGAAGCGGCCGGTACAGCAAGACGAACATCAGCCTGTCTGCCTGCAAACACCTGTAATTCATCAGGCAATGAGGCATAACTTTGCACAGGCTGGATCGCCTGGCTGATCACACATAGAAAGAAGGCAAATAAAAGACCTAGCAATTTCTTCCTGAGGGGGGAATTCAATGGCTGTCACACTCCCTTTGCTTCTTTCGCTTGACGAAAGGTGGTCGCCAATTGCGTACCTATAAGATAACCTCGCCCCCAGGCTTTTATTACTGTCAATCATTACGCCAGCCGCTCGTTTCACCCTTTTTTGGCTTCCGCCAAATTCAACATTTCCTGAGCATGATGCAATGTTTTTTCTGTAATTTCCACTCCGCCCAGCATACGTGCCAATTCCTTCACTCTGCCTTCCTCTGACAGCGATTCCACTTGCGTCATCGTACGCCCGTCAACGACATGTTTTTCGATGAGATATTGATGGTCTGCCATACAAGCGACTTGTGGTAAGTGAGTAATGGAAAAAACTTGGCAGGTGGAGGACAGACGGAATAATTTTTCAGCAATCGACTGTGCGGCTCTTCCGCTTACACCCGTATCTACCTCGTCAAAGATTAACACGGGGATCCGGTCATGACGTGCGAAGATACTCTTCATCGCGAGCATCATCCGGGACAACTCACCCCCGGAGGCAATCTTGCCAAGCGGACGTAGAGGCTCCCCAGGATTCGGTGAAATCAGGAATTCCGCGTTATCTGCCCCCTGACGGGTCAGACGTATACGTCGACCATTCCATTCAATCCCTTTCTGATCTTCAAAGGGAGTAATCTGTACCCGCAACGTTGTTCTTTCCATCTGGAGATCCTTCAGTTCACTTTCCACCTGGGCTGCCAGATCCTCTGCACATTGCTTACGAACCCGGCTGAGCTCCTCGGCAGACTCCATGACCAGCTTGAGCAATTTGTCACGTTCATTACGCAACTTCTCCAGCCGTTCATCCTTGTTCTCCAGCTGGTCGGTTTCATGGCTGATTTGTTCATAATAATTCAGAATTAGTTCGACACTGTCCCCGTATTTCCGTCTGAGGCCAGAAATCAGATTCAGCCGCTGTTCCACTTCTTCCAATCTTGCTGGATTAAATTCAATCTTCTCTCGATAATCGCGCAACTGAAACGTGGCATCTTCCAGCTGGTAAAATGCAGACTGGAGCTGTTCCACAATAGGCTGTAACCCTTTGCTGTCATATCCCGAAATATCCTCAATTCGTGACAAAGCGATACTTACAGCCTCCAGCCCACGTTGACCACTAAGCAGATCATATGCACCAGCAACACTGTCCATCATTTTCTCACTATGGGATAGTTTGACCCGTTCTTCTCCAAGTGATTCATCCTCACCCTGGGTTAGAGATGCAGCTGCAATTTCTTCAAGTTGAAAGCGATACATGTCCAACAATTGATATGCACGCTGACTGGATTCCTGAAGTGCACGCAATTCTTTTTCAGCAGTAATGAACTTGCTATAGCGCTGCTGATATTCCGTTTTGACAGGGCCTATCACTGTCGCGCCGTATGTATCCAGGAGCCCGAGATGGCTCTCTGCACGCAGCAAGCTTTGATGTTCATGCTGTCCGTGAATATTGATTAGTTTTTCGCCTACTTCACGAAGCATAGTCAGATTGACCAGCTGTCCGTTAATTCGAGATGTACTTTTGCCTTGGATGTTCAGTTCTCGGCGAATCACCAGATGCTCCTCTGGTTCACAATGAATACCAAGCTTCTCCAATGTTTCCCATACCGGATGACTAGGCTCCATTTCGAATAGAGCCTCCATCTCGGCCTTCTCACATCCATAGCGGATGAGATCTGCGGAGCTTCGTCCGCCTGCAATCAAACCCAGTGCATCAATAATAATCGATTTACCTGCTCCTGTTTCACCTGATAAGACGTGAAATCCCTGGTGAAATACAACATCCACCTCTTCCACGACAGCCAGATTACGAATCGATAATGTTACTAACATCTGCAAAAACACCTCCGGATGGCTAACTCAGAAATTATGTTTTTGAACAATAATGATTTAGGAAATGTAACCCATAATTCGCTCGATTACAGTCACACTGTTATCTTCCGTCCGGCAAATGATGAGTATGGTGTCATCTCCACAGATCGTACCCATGACTTCAGTCCATTCAATATTATCGAGCAAAGCAGCAATGGAATTTGCCGTTCCAGGTAAACACTTCATTACGACCAGATTATTCGTATGATCAATGTGCAAGAAGTTGTCCACAAGGGCACGTTTTAATTTCTGAATCGGGTTATAGCGTTGATCTGTAGGCAGCGAATATTTGTATCTTCCATCATCCATGGGAATCTTGATTAAAAGGAGCTCCTTGATATCCCTGGATACCGTGGCCTGTGTCACTTGAAATCCTGACTGACGCAGTGCTTCAACCAGATCATCCTGGGTTTCAATTTCGTTTTGACTAATAAT from Paenibacillus sp. JNUCC-31 includes:
- a CDS encoding GGDEF domain-containing protein → MMRARFFQQIGTQYGYNLYMGRPVELVMNARALVVEYAEQITDVSVLAMNRSEEELYDLVLITAEGVLYGAVSIRRLLLAVADVRAEMAIFMNPLTGLPGNRIIEERLYQLLQLDYFSVLYIDLDYFKSYNDSYGFKMGDQLIQATANLLRKLFVFPEAFLGHIGGDDFIAILNHHNFRDVSEEVITGFEKIKRMFYNQDDLDNQYVLGEGRSGLHRPIPLVSVSIAVVTNRRQQYENIDQIVSEATRIKKVCKSVNGSIICGNEEAEKP
- the spo0A gene encoding sporulation transcription factor Spo0A, encoding MQKIEVLLADDNREFTNLLAEYISEQEDMEVTGIAYNGEEVLQLLEQTRDVPDVLILDIIMPHLDGLGVLERLRNLNLSPQPKVIMLTAFGQENITQRAVQLGASYYILKPFDMEVLANRVRQLVGTQTTISTGGGGGSSMFLNKSNVVPMGKHKNLDASITSIIHEIGVPAHIKGYQYLREAITMVYNNIEILGAITKTLYPAIAEKFKTTPSRVERAIRHAIEVAWTRGNIDSISHLFGYTINISKSKPTNSEFIAMVADKLRIEHKVS
- the spoIVB gene encoding SpoIVB peptidase, which translates into the protein MNSPLRKKLLGLLFAFFLCVISQAIQPVQSYASLPDELQVFAGRQADVRLAVPAASSAVVDRPDIVGFDGQENAVHVTRQQPLHLHPQQTGHAKLTLKLWGKIPVKTVNVNVIPDLRVVPGGQTIGVKVKSAGILVVGHHLVRSGQDERVSPGESAGIKLGDLITHMDGKRLNGVAGVAEVVELAGKSKKGIDVVLKRGKETVKTRLTPAYDAEDQAWRLGLYIRDSAAGVGTLTFYAPDQGVYGALGHVITDMNTQTSIVVGSGQIVQSNVTSISKSESGDPGEKRAHFLKESKILGNIERNTAFGIFGKMSDNPEHSLYSKGIPVAFSHEVKEGPAEILTVVEGQQVERFSIDIVHVADQSEPATKGLVLRITDPKLLDKTGGIVQGMSGSPIVQNGKLIGAVTHVFVNDPKSGYGCFIEWMLQDAGVMMKKDNAKNLKAG
- the recN gene encoding DNA repair protein RecN, which codes for MLVTLSIRNLAVVEEVDVVFHQGFHVLSGETGAGKSIIIDALGLIAGGRSSADLIRYGCEKAEMEALFEMEPSHPVWETLEKLGIHCEPEEHLVIRRELNIQGKSTSRINGQLVNLTMLREVGEKLINIHGQHEHQSLLRAESHLGLLDTYGATVIGPVKTEYQQRYSKFITAEKELRALQESSQRAYQLLDMYRFQLEEIAAASLTQGEDESLGEERVKLSHSEKMMDSVAGAYDLLSGQRGLEAVSIALSRIEDISGYDSKGLQPIVEQLQSAFYQLEDATFQLRDYREKIEFNPARLEEVEQRLNLISGLRRKYGDSVELILNYYEQISHETDQLENKDERLEKLRNERDKLLKLVMESAEELSRVRKQCAEDLAAQVESELKDLQMERTTLRVQITPFEDQKGIEWNGRRIRLTRQGADNAEFLISPNPGEPLRPLGKIASGGELSRMMLAMKSIFARHDRIPVLIFDEVDTGVSGRAAQSIAEKLFRLSSTCQVFSITHLPQVACMADHQYLIEKHVVDGRTMTQVESLSEEGRVKELARMLGGVEITEKTLHHAQEMLNLAEAKKG
- the ahrC gene encoding transcriptional regulator AhrC/ArgR encodes the protein MKGQRHIKIREIISQNEIETQDDLVEALRQSGFQVTQATVSRDIKELLLIKIPMDDGRYKYSLPTDQRYNPIQKLKRALVDNFLHIDHTNNLVVMKCLPGTANSIAALLDNIEWTEVMGTICGDDTILIICRTEDNSVTVIERIMGYIS